A single region of the Marinobacter salinus genome encodes:
- the purH gene encoding bifunctional phosphoribosylaminoimidazolecarboxamide formyltransferase/IMP cyclohydrolase: protein MANQANSPVRRALISVSDKTGIVDFGRALTERGIELLSTGGTFRLLKENNIPVTEVSDHTGFPEMMDGRVKTLHPKIHGGILGRRGTDDVIMGEHGISPIDMVIVNLYPFEETVANPDCDLATAIENIDIGGPTMVRAAAKNHNDVTIVVNASDYSRVLKELSANDGELTYSTRFDLAVKAFEHTAGYDGAIANYLGGRTPDNDNADFPRTFNAQFVKVQDMRYGENPHQRAAFYAERNPREACVATAKQLQGKELSYNNVADTDAALECVKPFADPACVIVKHANPCGVAIGADIAQAYDLAFATDPTSAFGGIIAFNRELDAQTAKAIVDRQFVEVIIAPTVAPEAVEIVAAKKNVRLLACGELDSERVQTMDYKRVTGGLLVQDRDLGMVAMEDVKVVTERQPSEAELNDLLFAWEVAKYVKSNAIVYAKAGRTIGVGAGQMSRVYSAKIAGIKAADENLEVKGSVMASDAFFPFRDGIDAAAKAGITAVIQPGGSMRDQEVIDAANEHGIAMVFTGMRHFRH from the coding sequence ATGGCAAACCAGGCTAACTCCCCCGTCCGTCGCGCATTGATCAGCGTGAGTGATAAAACCGGCATCGTAGACTTCGGTCGAGCCCTCACCGAACGCGGTATCGAACTGCTCTCAACCGGAGGTACTTTCCGTCTCCTGAAGGAAAACAACATTCCGGTGACAGAAGTATCCGACCACACCGGGTTTCCGGAAATGATGGACGGCCGGGTAAAAACCCTGCACCCGAAGATTCACGGCGGCATCCTTGGCCGTCGTGGCACTGATGACGTCATTATGGGCGAACACGGTATCAGCCCGATCGATATGGTGATCGTGAACCTGTACCCGTTCGAGGAAACCGTCGCCAACCCGGACTGCGATCTGGCAACCGCCATCGAGAACATCGATATCGGTGGCCCTACTATGGTTCGCGCCGCTGCCAAGAATCACAACGACGTCACCATTGTGGTTAATGCCTCCGATTACAGCCGAGTACTCAAAGAGCTTTCAGCCAACGACGGCGAGTTGACCTACAGCACTCGCTTTGACCTGGCGGTGAAAGCTTTCGAGCACACGGCTGGCTATGACGGTGCTATTGCCAACTACCTGGGTGGCCGCACACCGGATAACGACAACGCCGACTTCCCACGCACATTCAACGCCCAGTTCGTGAAGGTGCAGGACATGCGCTACGGAGAGAACCCGCACCAGCGCGCAGCTTTCTATGCCGAACGCAACCCCAGGGAAGCTTGTGTGGCGACCGCAAAGCAGCTTCAGGGAAAAGAGCTCTCCTACAACAACGTGGCCGATACCGATGCGGCACTGGAGTGTGTGAAGCCGTTCGCCGATCCGGCCTGCGTGATCGTCAAACACGCCAACCCCTGTGGTGTCGCCATCGGCGCCGATATCGCTCAGGCCTACGATCTGGCCTTTGCCACAGACCCCACATCGGCCTTTGGCGGGATCATCGCCTTCAACCGGGAGCTGGATGCGCAAACCGCCAAAGCAATCGTTGACCGCCAGTTTGTTGAAGTCATCATCGCCCCGACCGTTGCGCCGGAAGCGGTGGAAATCGTGGCTGCCAAGAAAAACGTGCGGCTCCTGGCCTGTGGTGAGCTCGACAGTGAACGGGTCCAGACCATGGACTACAAACGTGTGACCGGGGGCCTTCTGGTTCAGGACCGCGATCTCGGCATGGTTGCCATGGAAGACGTTAAAGTGGTCACCGAGCGCCAGCCCTCAGAAGCAGAACTGAATGACCTGCTGTTTGCCTGGGAAGTGGCCAAGTACGTCAAGTCCAACGCCATCGTTTACGCCAAAGCAGGACGTACCATTGGCGTTGGCGCAGGTCAGATGAGCCGTGTATACAGCGCCAAAATCGCCGGAATCAAAGCCGCTGACGAGAACCTGGAAGTCAAAGGCTCCGTCATGGCATCGGATGCCTTCTTCCCGTTCCGGGACGGCATAGATGCGGCAGCCAAAGCGGGCATTACAGCCGTTATTCAGCCGGGCGGCTCAATGCGCGACCAGGAAGTGATTGATGCAGCCAACGAACATGGCATTGCTATGGTCTTCACCGGCATGCGCCATTTCCGTCACTGA
- the fis gene encoding DNA-binding transcriptional regulator Fis, producing the protein MTAETLANDNLSTPANDDIHQLQTVNSSGNSVTLRDSVEVALKNYFAQLDGAPVTEVYQLVLSEVEAPLLEQVMKYTRNNQTKASTMLGLNRGTLRKKLKQYGLL; encoded by the coding sequence ATGACCGCTGAGACTTTGGCAAATGACAACCTGAGCACCCCGGCCAACGATGATATTCACCAGTTGCAGACGGTGAACAGCAGTGGCAACAGCGTCACCCTGCGTGACAGTGTCGAGGTCGCCCTGAAAAACTACTTCGCCCAGCTCGATGGCGCGCCCGTAACCGAGGTATACCAACTGGTGCTCTCCGAAGTGGAGGCGCCCCTGCTGGAGCAGGTTATGAAGTACACCCGCAACAACCAGACCAAAGCATCCACCATGCTCGGTCTGAACCGCGGCACGCTCCGCAAGAAGCTCAAGCAGTACGGTCTGCTATAA
- a CDS encoding cation:proton antiporter family protein, which produces MPEAIWISFAFVLGLMVKGIGLPPLVGYLAAGFVLSGLSASTGIAIEATDALGHIAHMGVLLLLFTVGLKLKLRSIVSPEVIGGSLLHFGITCSVFTPGLYLLMDLSWQTALMLAIALSFSSTVLAAKVLESKRELRAFHGRVAIGILIMQDLIALIVMSLAAGQTPSQWALIVFGLPLLRPALFRLLDASGHDELLVLLGLLLALVLGGYGFESVGLSSELGALVFGAMLASHPRSQELSKSLWSVKEVFLVGFFLQIGIGGLPDSQALTFALVAALVLPLKGILFFFLLLAFRLRARSGFLSALALSNYSEFGLIVASIALPQWLVPLAISVSVSFLISAPLNRLAHSLYERFAHRLSRFEGQKHHPDEQPLSLGSTRVLIMGMGRTGTAAYDWLKKQETKLIGLDSDPSKAREHQKEGRNVVFADAEDASFWNGLHMPDVHSVILALGDIEGKLIAARMLRKLGFKGYIVAHTMYADEARQIREAGANDAYLTMNETGVALASHIMGRSAEREH; this is translated from the coding sequence ATGCCTGAAGCTATCTGGATATCATTTGCATTTGTTCTTGGCCTGATGGTCAAGGGCATCGGTTTACCGCCACTGGTGGGCTACCTTGCCGCGGGTTTTGTCCTGAGCGGCCTGTCCGCCTCCACCGGTATAGCCATAGAAGCCACGGATGCGCTGGGCCATATCGCCCATATGGGCGTGCTTCTGCTGCTGTTTACCGTCGGCCTCAAACTGAAACTCCGCTCCATCGTCAGTCCGGAAGTCATCGGCGGCAGCCTGCTGCACTTCGGCATAACCTGTTCGGTTTTTACCCCTGGCCTCTATCTGCTCATGGATCTCTCCTGGCAGACGGCTCTCATGCTGGCGATCGCCCTGTCGTTTTCTTCCACCGTACTTGCAGCCAAGGTCCTGGAGTCCAAACGGGAGCTTCGGGCTTTCCATGGTCGTGTTGCCATCGGCATCCTGATCATGCAGGACCTGATCGCACTGATCGTCATGAGCCTGGCCGCGGGTCAGACTCCTTCCCAGTGGGCACTGATCGTGTTTGGTCTCCCCCTGCTGCGGCCGGCACTGTTCCGGCTGCTTGATGCCAGTGGTCACGACGAACTTCTGGTCCTGCTAGGCCTATTGCTCGCACTCGTACTGGGCGGCTATGGATTCGAATCCGTCGGGCTAAGCTCGGAGCTGGGCGCTCTGGTATTCGGTGCGATGCTGGCCAGCCACCCTCGTTCCCAGGAATTGTCCAAATCCCTGTGGAGTGTGAAAGAAGTCTTCCTGGTAGGGTTTTTCCTGCAAATTGGCATTGGCGGGCTTCCTGACAGCCAGGCACTGACTTTTGCTCTGGTAGCCGCGCTGGTGCTACCGCTGAAGGGCATTCTGTTTTTCTTTCTGCTACTTGCGTTCCGGTTACGCGCCCGAAGCGGGTTTCTCAGTGCTCTCGCGCTCTCCAACTACAGCGAGTTCGGACTTATTGTCGCCAGCATTGCCTTACCACAGTGGCTGGTACCTCTGGCCATTTCGGTTTCGGTCTCGTTTCTGATCTCGGCGCCGCTGAACCGGCTGGCCCACAGCCTTTACGAACGTTTTGCCCACCGTCTGAGCCGTTTCGAAGGCCAGAAGCACCACCCGGACGAGCAGCCACTCTCCCTGGGCAGTACCAGGGTTCTGATTATGGGAATGGGGCGCACAGGCACGGCCGCCTACGACTGGTTAAAGAAGCAGGAAACGAAGTTGATAGGGCTGGACTCAGACCCTTCCAAGGCCCGCGAGCATCAGAAGGAAGGACGTAACGTGGTCTTTGCCGATGCAGAGGACGCTTCCTTCTGGAACGGCCTGCACATGCCGGATGTTCATTCGGTAATTCTGGCGTTGGGGGATATCGAGGGTAAGCTCATCGCTGCGCGCATGCTCAGAAAGCTTGGCTTCAAGGGCTACATCGTAGCCCATACCATGTACGCTGACGAGGCCCGCCAGATCCGGGAGGCCGGGGCCAACGACGCCTACCTGACCATGAACGAAACCGGCGTTGCCCTGGCCAGCCATATTATGGGCCGTTCCGCAGAACGGGAGCACTGA
- the purD gene encoding phosphoribosylamine--glycine ligase encodes MNILVIGSGGREHALAWKAAQSPDADRVFVAPGNAGTARETGLENVDIDVVDLDGLANFAATNNVELTIVGPEAPLVAGIVDRFEERGLRVFGPSAGAAQLEGSKAFTKDFLARQKIPTAAYANFTDVDQALAYVREQGAPIVVKADGLAAGKGVIVAMTLAEAEDAIRDMLAGNAFGDAGSRVVVEEFLDGEEASFIVMVDGEHVLPMATSQDHKRVGDGDTGPNTGGMGAYSPAPVVTDDIHQRIMDEVIYPTVRGMAAEGHPYKGFLYAGLMIDTDGAPKVIEFNCRFGDPETQPIMLRMQSDLVELCGAAIDGKLDQCSSDWDDRAAVGIVLAAGGYPGSYNKGDVISGLPETETEGEKVFHAGTRLHGEQVVTNGGRVLCATALGNTVTEAQQRAYKLAATIQWDGAFYRKDIAYRAIAREQS; translated from the coding sequence ATGAACATTCTTGTGATTGGCAGTGGTGGACGCGAACACGCCCTGGCCTGGAAAGCGGCACAATCTCCGGATGCAGACCGAGTGTTTGTTGCTCCGGGCAACGCCGGCACCGCCCGCGAAACAGGGCTGGAAAATGTCGATATCGACGTCGTGGACCTGGATGGACTGGCCAACTTTGCCGCCACCAACAACGTCGAACTGACCATTGTAGGCCCGGAAGCACCCTTGGTCGCCGGCATTGTCGACCGGTTTGAAGAGCGCGGCCTGCGAGTATTCGGGCCAAGCGCGGGAGCTGCCCAGCTTGAAGGCTCCAAGGCCTTCACCAAGGACTTTCTGGCTCGTCAGAAAATCCCGACAGCCGCCTACGCCAACTTCACGGACGTGGACCAGGCTCTGGCCTACGTACGCGAACAGGGTGCCCCTATCGTGGTCAAGGCTGACGGTCTGGCAGCAGGCAAGGGTGTCATTGTTGCAATGACCCTGGCCGAAGCCGAGGACGCCATCCGGGATATGCTTGCAGGCAATGCTTTCGGCGATGCTGGTAGCCGTGTTGTCGTTGAGGAGTTTCTGGACGGCGAGGAAGCAAGCTTCATCGTCATGGTGGATGGTGAGCACGTACTGCCCATGGCCACCTCCCAGGATCATAAGCGGGTTGGCGATGGTGATACCGGTCCCAACACTGGCGGAATGGGCGCTTACTCCCCGGCACCGGTTGTCACCGACGACATACACCAGCGCATCATGGATGAAGTGATTTATCCGACAGTCCGTGGCATGGCGGCCGAAGGTCACCCCTACAAGGGGTTTCTGTATGCGGGTCTGATGATTGACACCGACGGAGCGCCCAAGGTTATAGAGTTCAACTGTCGCTTTGGTGACCCGGAAACCCAGCCAATCATGCTGCGCATGCAGTCTGACCTGGTGGAGCTCTGCGGTGCCGCAATCGACGGGAAGCTGGACCAGTGCAGTTCTGACTGGGATGACCGCGCGGCGGTGGGGATCGTCCTGGCCGCTGGCGGCTACCCGGGAAGCTACAACAAGGGCGACGTCATTTCCGGCTTGCCGGAGACCGAAACGGAAGGCGAGAAGGTTTTTCATGCCGGAACACGACTCCACGGCGAGCAGGTTGTAACCAATGGCGGGCGTGTACTCTGTGCAACAGCCCTCGGCAATACCGTCACCGAAGCCCAGCAGCGGGCGTATAAGCTGGCAGCCACCATCCAGTGGGACGGTGCGTTTTACCGCAAGGATATTGCATATCGGGCCATAGCCCGGGAACAATCCTGA
- the dusB gene encoding tRNA dihydrouridine synthase DusB, which translates to MLPTAKIGPYTLPNPLIVAPMAGVTDRPFRLLCRRMGAGLAVSEMVIADSKLWHTRKSRFRLDHSGEPEPRSVQIAGGDPEMLANAARQNAEFGAQIIDINMGCPAKKVCNKAAGSALMKDEGLVREILEAVVNAVDIPVTLKMRTGWDRDHRNAPLIARMAEDAGIQALAIHGRTRTDKYNGDAEYDTIAEVKSRVGIPVFANGDITSPEKARFVLKHTGADGLLIGRAAQGRPWIFQEILHFLETGRHLQAPPLHEVEQILSEHLEALHSFYGETMGVRIARKHVGWYLQSHDDSKQFRKSFNTIGDALEQKDSIQQYFAGLRNGEVFAA; encoded by the coding sequence ATGCTGCCAACGGCAAAAATCGGGCCGTACACCTTGCCCAACCCGCTCATTGTTGCGCCCATGGCCGGTGTAACAGACCGACCCTTCCGGCTTTTGTGCCGCAGGATGGGTGCCGGACTGGCGGTGTCAGAAATGGTCATAGCGGATAGCAAACTCTGGCATACCCGAAAGTCCAGGTTCCGCCTGGACCACAGTGGAGAGCCGGAACCCCGATCCGTTCAGATTGCGGGTGGCGATCCGGAGATGCTGGCCAATGCGGCCCGCCAAAACGCCGAATTTGGCGCCCAGATCATTGATATCAACATGGGCTGTCCGGCAAAGAAGGTCTGCAATAAGGCCGCCGGCTCTGCGCTGATGAAAGACGAAGGACTGGTCCGGGAAATTCTCGAAGCCGTGGTAAATGCTGTCGACATTCCGGTCACCCTGAAGATGCGTACCGGCTGGGACCGCGATCACCGAAACGCACCACTCATAGCGCGCATGGCGGAAGATGCCGGCATCCAGGCCTTGGCAATCCATGGCCGGACCCGCACCGACAAATACAATGGGGATGCGGAGTACGACACCATTGCAGAAGTTAAGTCGCGGGTCGGCATACCTGTGTTCGCCAACGGTGACATCACATCACCGGAAAAAGCACGTTTTGTGCTGAAGCATACAGGGGCGGACGGATTGCTCATCGGGCGTGCAGCCCAAGGCAGGCCCTGGATTTTTCAGGAAATCCTGCATTTTCTGGAGACCGGCCGGCACCTTCAGGCGCCGCCACTTCATGAAGTGGAGCAGATCCTGAGCGAGCATCTGGAAGCATTGCACAGCTTCTATGGCGAGACCATGGGTGTGCGCATTGCCAGAAAACATGTGGGCTGGTATCTCCAGTCACACGACGACAGCAAACAGTTCCGCAAAAGCTTCAACACCATCGGTGATGCGTTGGAGCAGAAAGACAGCATTCAACAGTACTTTGCAGGCTTACGAAATGGAGAGGTATTCGCAGCATGA
- a CDS encoding DinB family protein encodes MGERKVMTDEQSVREDLLAELEHTRQRTRQLITSLSEAQLDVPYHPGVNPPLWEMGHAAFFYEVFVFNLLDGAPSFDPAMDDLWDSFHIEHRDRWNRDLFPGRVETLDYFDTIYDRVAERIRVQPLTDQALYLYRYAIFHQNMHIESLIWCRQTVGYAAPPGMTRERSSPGTPASGDTVIPAGRWLIGMPGESESFATKDFAFDNEKPGFEVDLESFAISRQLVTNREYLAFVDDGGYRRPELWSFGGGSGWRQKWTWLWYMAARNPS; translated from the coding sequence ATGGGTGAGAGGAAGGTCATGACGGACGAACAGTCAGTAAGGGAGGATTTGCTGGCGGAACTTGAACATACCCGCCAACGCACCCGTCAACTGATCACGTCGCTTTCAGAGGCGCAACTGGACGTGCCCTATCATCCCGGCGTGAACCCGCCACTTTGGGAGATGGGACACGCAGCGTTCTTCTATGAAGTGTTTGTCTTTAATCTCCTGGACGGCGCGCCGAGCTTTGATCCGGCCATGGACGACCTCTGGGACTCGTTCCACATTGAACACCGGGACCGCTGGAATCGTGACCTGTTTCCCGGACGGGTGGAGACGCTCGATTATTTCGACACGATCTATGACCGGGTGGCAGAGCGTATCCGTGTGCAGCCTCTGACAGATCAGGCCTTGTATCTTTATCGCTATGCGATCTTCCACCAGAACATGCACATTGAATCGTTGATCTGGTGCCGTCAGACGGTCGGCTATGCTGCGCCTCCGGGGATGACCCGTGAGCGCTCCTCACCGGGAACACCGGCTTCCGGCGATACGGTTATCCCCGCTGGCCGTTGGTTGATTGGCATGCCCGGTGAGTCAGAATCCTTCGCAACCAAGGATTTCGCCTTTGACAACGAGAAGCCGGGATTCGAGGTGGATTTGGAGTCATTCGCGATTTCCCGTCAACTGGTAACGAACAGGGAGTATCTGGCGTTTGTCGATGACGGAGGTTATCGCAGACCAGAACTCTGGTCGTTCGGGGGCGGAAGTGGCTGGAGACAGAAGTGGACATGGCTCTGGTACATGGCTGCTCGGAACCCCTCATGA
- a CDS encoding alpha/beta fold hydrolase, which yields MPRQAPFTLFFLVITALLLSACSRQSLYDTAINLERTSAGLEADSIQLGELQITYLRNQERNNGDAIVMIHGFGANKDNWTRLASELTSDFNVYAIDLPGHGESSKPLDLGYSLEEQTAHLADILKALKIGEAHIMGNSMGGAITALYAANYPDQVKTAVLFDPAGILEYESELVDLVLEGDNPLIPAKPGDFKRLMNFALEEKPFVPWPVLEVMEEKAIKNQAVNKVIFTAIRDSGYESEFRDTITHIQDPVLVIWGREDRVIDYRNGELFAETIPDARLEVLEGIGHAPMIEAPEESARLFLEFIDDQR from the coding sequence ATGCCTCGTCAAGCACCGTTTACCCTGTTTTTTCTGGTCATCACGGCCCTGCTGCTCAGCGCCTGCTCACGCCAGAGTCTTTATGACACCGCCATCAACCTGGAACGAACCAGCGCCGGCCTGGAAGCGGACAGCATTCAGCTGGGGGAGCTCCAAATCACCTATCTTCGCAATCAGGAACGGAACAACGGCGATGCGATCGTCATGATCCATGGCTTTGGCGCGAACAAGGATAACTGGACCCGCCTTGCCAGCGAACTGACCAGCGACTTTAACGTCTATGCCATAGACCTTCCCGGGCACGGCGAAAGCAGCAAGCCACTGGACCTGGGGTACAGCCTTGAAGAACAGACCGCGCACCTGGCCGACATTCTGAAGGCCTTAAAAATCGGCGAAGCCCATATTATGGGCAACTCGATGGGCGGTGCCATCACCGCCCTTTACGCGGCCAACTATCCCGATCAGGTCAAGACCGCAGTCTTGTTCGACCCGGCCGGCATCCTTGAATACGAAAGTGAACTGGTGGATCTGGTTCTCGAGGGCGATAACCCGCTGATTCCCGCAAAGCCCGGAGACTTCAAGCGGTTGATGAATTTCGCGCTTGAAGAAAAGCCGTTTGTACCCTGGCCGGTTCTTGAGGTCATGGAAGAGAAGGCCATCAAGAATCAGGCGGTGAACAAGGTCATTTTCACCGCCATCCGCGACAGTGGATACGAGTCGGAATTCCGCGACACTATTACCCATATCCAGGACCCGGTTCTGGTGATCTGGGGCAGGGAAGACCGGGTGATTGACTACCGTAACGGCGAACTGTTTGCTGAGACCATTCCGGATGCTCGCCTGGAAGTTCTGGAAGGCATTGGCCACGCGCCCATGATTGAGGCTCCCGAAGAGTCTGCCAGGCTGTTCCTTGAGTTCATCGACGATCAACGGTGA
- a CDS encoding sigma-54-dependent transcriptional regulator: MQEKRPLVWLSAANSNASLTKELEANWDLIRFNLDDPVPTLVSALDNAKVGVLDLSGLPDGDLPGLEHWCEALSLVYWVGIVPHRPITGTRTAQVITSYCSDFHTLPVDYERINTVLGHLWGMASIQGPAHKLTRDDYQALVLEGDSEPIRHTRSLLRRFSTTMEPVLITGESGTGKEAAARFIHAHSSRASGPLITINCAALPDALTQSELFGYEKGAFTHALNARQGRLEQANGGSLVLSGIDELHLEQQSAILRFLQEGQIERIGGSSSIAVDCRIITTTCRPLPDLISTGQFRADVYYRLGGLEVRLPVLKSRFEDIPTLASSLLDLLQQGSEQKHLSNEAIRSLVNHSWPGNFREFQNRLRQGLLLSERPVIEPSDLGLAEAFLDSGAPSNLSLEEFRARAERQALSCSLKLADHNVSKAAKILKISRVSFYRLLDKYNTAAHNRHTQPENYRKGDLS, translated from the coding sequence ATGCAGGAAAAGAGACCGCTTGTTTGGTTGTCAGCGGCAAACAGCAATGCCTCTTTGACGAAGGAACTGGAGGCAAATTGGGATCTGATCCGTTTTAACCTTGACGACCCCGTACCCACGCTTGTTTCAGCCCTGGATAACGCTAAAGTCGGGGTGCTGGATCTCTCCGGCCTTCCGGACGGGGATCTGCCGGGACTGGAACACTGGTGCGAGGCACTCAGTCTGGTTTACTGGGTCGGCATCGTCCCCCACCGCCCCATCACAGGAACACGCACGGCCCAAGTCATCACCAGTTACTGTTCAGATTTCCATACCTTGCCCGTAGATTACGAGCGGATCAATACGGTTCTGGGCCATCTTTGGGGCATGGCGAGCATCCAGGGGCCCGCGCACAAACTGACAAGAGATGACTACCAGGCCTTGGTACTGGAAGGAGACTCCGAACCCATTCGCCATACCCGCAGTCTGCTCCGTCGTTTCTCGACAACGATGGAACCGGTCCTGATCACCGGAGAAAGCGGCACCGGCAAAGAGGCGGCTGCCCGCTTCATTCATGCCCACTCCTCCCGCGCGTCCGGTCCCCTGATTACCATCAATTGCGCTGCCCTGCCCGATGCTCTCACCCAGAGCGAGCTGTTCGGCTATGAAAAAGGCGCCTTTACCCACGCTCTCAATGCGCGCCAGGGGCGACTTGAGCAGGCGAACGGAGGCTCTTTGGTACTGTCTGGCATCGACGAGCTGCACCTTGAGCAGCAATCCGCCATCCTGCGTTTTCTCCAGGAAGGGCAAATTGAAAGGATCGGTGGCAGCAGCTCCATAGCCGTCGATTGCCGGATAATTACAACCACCTGCCGCCCTTTGCCGGACCTGATTTCGACTGGCCAGTTTCGGGCCGATGTTTACTACCGGCTTGGCGGTCTTGAGGTAAGACTTCCTGTTTTAAAAAGCCGGTTTGAGGACATACCGACGCTTGCCAGTTCTTTGCTCGACTTGCTGCAACAAGGGTCAGAGCAAAAACACCTGAGCAACGAGGCGATCCGCAGTCTGGTTAACCATTCATGGCCCGGCAATTTCAGAGAGTTTCAGAATCGGTTGCGCCAGGGTTTACTGCTCAGCGAGCGCCCGGTCATTGAGCCTTCCGACCTGGGGCTTGCCGAGGCTTTCCTGGACAGCGGCGCACCCTCCAACCTCAGTCTTGAAGAGTTCCGCGCTCGGGCAGAGCGGCAGGCGCTCTCATGCAGTCTCAAGTTGGCAGACCACAACGTTTCCAAGGCCGCGAAAATCCTGAAAATTTCCCGTGTGTCATTTTACCGGCTGCTGGACAAGTACAACACAGCCGCGCACAACCGCCACACCCAACCAGAGAATTACCGAAAGGGGGACCTGTCATGA
- a CDS encoding DUF3426 domain-containing protein, whose product MTQSSLQTQCPNCQTRFRVTDEQLGIAKGKVRCGNCMEVFNAIEHQVIPRTAKPGAARPTIDSSPGTSAATPENRHATEEDFVFADNPEEDAAEGPYAGTKLTFSDDELSDSFRTVDETAGADFQDTDEDVGHEKVDESWAEAILQDSDKPSSAPAVKEQPPAPTPKPEPVSTEPAPTLPEPDDFYEPLPAEPGFDFDRDDNRNPESMAATMPFNDLRRDPVSVGGGNGGKLRTVLWTLVVLALAGTLVAQVTWFQFDRLSSIPELRPFYEKGCELAGCELQPLINVDAIQSRKLVVRTDPDNRSQLLVDAVIINRAAFEQPFPAIALTFSNLNGDIVAQSIFTPDEYLAGEGRNLEAMPQGTPVRIAINIRDPGRDAVNYNINFRPVSP is encoded by the coding sequence ATGACCCAGAGCAGCCTGCAGACACAGTGCCCAAATTGTCAGACCCGATTCCGGGTAACCGATGAACAGCTTGGTATTGCCAAGGGCAAGGTTCGCTGCGGCAACTGCATGGAGGTTTTCAACGCCATTGAACATCAGGTTATTCCTCGCACCGCAAAGCCAGGAGCCGCCCGACCGACCATCGACAGCTCTCCCGGCACCAGCGCTGCCACTCCGGAAAACCGGCATGCTACGGAAGAAGATTTTGTCTTTGCGGACAACCCTGAAGAGGATGCGGCAGAAGGTCCTTATGCCGGCACGAAACTGACATTCTCTGATGATGAGCTGAGCGACAGCTTCCGCACGGTTGACGAAACCGCCGGGGCTGACTTTCAGGATACTGACGAAGACGTCGGGCACGAAAAGGTTGATGAGAGCTGGGCAGAGGCAATCCTTCAAGACAGCGACAAGCCCTCCTCTGCGCCTGCAGTAAAAGAGCAGCCTCCGGCTCCGACACCAAAGCCCGAACCCGTATCCACTGAGCCTGCACCCACTCTCCCGGAGCCGGATGACTTCTACGAGCCGCTTCCGGCAGAGCCCGGTTTTGACTTCGATCGCGACGACAACCGAAACCCCGAATCAATGGCAGCCACTATGCCGTTCAACGATCTCCGCCGCGACCCGGTTTCGGTGGGAGGCGGTAACGGCGGCAAACTGCGAACAGTCTTGTGGACCCTTGTAGTCCTGGCCCTGGCGGGCACTCTCGTAGCCCAGGTCACCTGGTTCCAGTTCGACCGGCTCTCTTCCATTCCAGAGCTTCGGCCTTTTTACGAGAAAGGGTGCGAACTGGCAGGCTGTGAATTGCAGCCGCTGATCAACGTCGACGCCATTCAAAGCCGAAAGCTGGTTGTCCGAACGGATCCCGACAACCGCAGCCAGCTTCTGGTGGATGCCGTGATCATCAACCGGGCGGCGTTTGAGCAGCCCTTCCCCGCCATCGCGCTGACGTTCTCCAACCTCAACGGAGATATCGTCGCACAAAGCATCTTCACGCCTGATGAATACCTGGCCGGAGAAGGCAGAAACCTCGAAGCCATGCCGCAAGGTACACCGGTGCGCATAGCCATTAATATCCGCGACCCTGGCAGGGATGCAGTGAACTACAACATAAACTTCCGCCCGGTTTCGCCCTGA
- a CDS encoding SUMF1/EgtB/PvdO family nonheme iron enzyme, whose translation MRTPAHPIYWRWHEGRWQERLFDQWQRLNPDVPVTHVSYWEAEAYCNWAGRRLPTEFEWEVAALGNRPGKACRRYPWGNERPDASLADMDGQHMAQNPVFDYPEADSPFGCRQMIGAVWEWTSSQFFPYDGFRIDMYPFMSTLQFGDHKVSRGGSCATSSCLIRGTYRQAYLPQRNDVFTGFRTCALS comes from the coding sequence ATGAGGACACCGGCACACCCGATCTACTGGCGCTGGCACGAAGGGCGCTGGCAAGAGCGTTTATTTGATCAGTGGCAACGGCTTAATCCCGATGTGCCGGTCACTCATGTCAGTTACTGGGAAGCCGAGGCTTACTGCAACTGGGCCGGAAGGAGGCTGCCGACCGAATTTGAATGGGAAGTGGCCGCTCTGGGCAATCGCCCGGGCAAGGCGTGCCGCCGATATCCCTGGGGAAACGAGCGTCCTGACGCGTCCCTGGCGGATATGGACGGCCAGCATATGGCGCAAAATCCGGTGTTCGATTATCCGGAGGCAGACAGTCCGTTCGGATGTCGGCAGATGATCGGCGCCGTATGGGAATGGACCAGCAGCCAGTTTTTCCCCTATGACGGGTTCAGAATCGACATGTACCCCTTCATGTCGACTCTTCAGTTCGGCGATCACAAGGTATCCCGTGGTGGCAGCTGCGCGACATCTTCGTGTCTGATCCGCGGCACCTATCGCCAGGCTTACTTGCCTCAGCGAAACGATGTATTCACCGGTTTCCGGACTTGCGCACTGTCATAG